The Haliotis asinina isolate JCU_RB_2024 chromosome 3, JCU_Hal_asi_v2, whole genome shotgun sequence genome segment AGGTACATGTAACTGAAGTGATATGTTTTGGGTGCCAAGATCTCAATTAGCTATAACAAGGAGAGCCGATTAATACCCACCGCTATTACCAAAGATAACTGAGACCATTCTCTGCATAAACAATCAACAAGGCAACCAGACAACCATTTTAGTCGGCTATGTCCAAGGAATTTACTAAATCAACGCTTAATAGCTGTGTACACGCCTCTGCGTGGTTAGTGTTGTAGAAATGAGCACGTGGGGTCGAGCCCTAGAATATGTCTCCTAGGCAAATAAGATTACGAAAAACCTGATGGGATAAGCCTCAATAAAAACCTAGTCTTGCAGAATAAAGTCACAAATAACACTTCAAGTACATACATCCCCATGACCTCAAGAGTAACAAAAAAGGTATTTGATCTAAACCTTATGATACAGTTCTCTAAACGTTACCACCCATTACCCACCGGGGTGTATACCAAATAACCCCTACGAATAGCTGTAGCTCTGTAACAACAGCAGTTAATACAAGCTACCAGGGTTCAGTAAAATGGAATACCCGAAATCGAATTTATGGAAAGCACGCCATTAAATTCTACACCCACAATGTAAATGTGGGTCCTAAACATAACATTAACTACCCAACTGTACAAGTAGATATTTACAACGGATGTGTTTAAGAAGGCAAAACCAACCATAAATGCATTACAAATATCTACAATGTAGCTGGTTGGTGAAAAAAAGTCATTGTCATCAAGTCCCTTGATTTGTGTCACTATGTGTGTCACCATGTCGAGCTGTGCTGACTCTGGATGGTTTGTGCAGATCGTGGGACAAGGAAGAATGGAAAGGCGTTACTTTCCCGAACCCTGAAAAAGTCTTGTATTAATATGCCCTGAAGATTGTCACCCTCGACTgtgcatatacacacacatacactccatTGCTAAACCTGACACTGCAAACAATGCAATGGGGAGACGCTATTGGCATTGGACTATCTATTGTGTTGCGCATAGAGGTTTTTCTGCTTTATTGTGTCACACCCCGTAAGCCTGCTATATGAAGACGGGCTGTCAACAATCAAATCTGGAACAGACGAATAAGAGGTCATGTCGGTGGAGAGCAATGTGTATTCACAGTGAAACCTTATAAACCAAGCCATGAAACCCTACAGCCCCAATGACAGACTCTTTGATGGTGTGGGTTTGTTGTGCAGGAAGCTCGATGGGTGAAGATGCCAAAggtttcattaaaaaaatagaaatgatCTTGGAAAAGccttgaaaaaaatgaaaacatcactCATATTGTTGAAAATAGAAACTTGTCTACCACAAAAATAGTATCGGCAAGGTCTTCACTAATCACGGTCGTCTTACtacatgaaaacatattgaCTTTCTGTAGTTTGTGTAACTATTCACACTAACTTATCAGGGTGTCCGGACGGAAGATACGGCGCTGGGTGTACAAGTGTATGTGGACGGTGTACCGGTGGAATGACCCTGTGTGAGAAGACAACTGGATCCTGCTTGGGTGGGTGTGACGCAGGTTACGATGGCAACTTTTGCTCTAAGGGTAAGTCCTGTGGCCTGACTATGTTGACTGAtgccggggggggggggggggggggggggacgtCTAATGGTATTTTTGGAAAGGGCAGGATATTTACGAAATTACAAGCAAGCACTTCTGTACACAATGCGCTAACATGCCAACTGTGTTCCAAAGGACAGCATATTGATGAGCATGTTGTTTATGTCCCTCTTTACACATCGTGAGTTATGTTCACCCAGTCTAGATAAGCCTACTGAACATGTAAACGGTGAATTTCCAGCATGCAAACCTGGAACATTCGGCAAGAGGTGTTCCCCATGTGGCAACTGTAAAGAGGGAACTACATGCAATCACGTGAGCGGAAAGTGTCCGAACGGCTGCCAAACAGGTTGGGAAGGAGACACGTGCCATCAGAAAGGTACACAAAAGACATCTTTTGCGATTAATGCGTTTGTTAAATAGCTTTCTTCAAGCGGGTCGTGAAGATGCACGTCTTGGTTAAAGTCAAATAGCGCTAAGCAGACATGACTattaacaataaaaaacaaGACACTTGGACTGTACCAACATTTCTGTACAACAATTAACTTGGGGAATTTGTGTGCAAGTATTAAGTGCATTAAAGGGATGAAAAGACCTGATACATGCCAGAAGTGTTTACCACTAGTGTGAAACCCAGGCGCATATAGAGGGTAACCAACCAAGTGTCACTATTTGAGATCACAGAGTTTCTCCAGAATGCCTACACTAACTACAGACCTAAGTATGATGAATGGAAAATTAACATGACACCTTTATGAAACGTAAATCCCAGACCAAAGAATAACCTCAGTTACCCAACGAAGCATTCATCCCATCCCAAGTTATATGAACGGTTAACTGAAATTCTCGAAAACATTACATGACATTAAAGGATAAAATACGGTTTTGGAGGGTTAGTACTTGCGCAACATGTTTCCCTCATGTCGTAACTACTTTCAGAGGTACATAATGCATTAGAAATGAACACAACTGCTTTGAGTGGTGTGTTAGAAGTGGGGGTTTACAATATTGACAAACTCTATGgataacatttttcatttcgTGATTGCGACATTTAGATACCGTTTCTTGCACCAttgtccataaagtttgtcagtgGGACATTCCATACCTGATATATACCCACCAGACTTGCTCTTTAGTTGTCGTTTCTTTGAAAGTGAAAAACGTATGTTTCTGctccagcctgtcgatctggaCTGTATGGATCACAGTGTTCAATTCCGTGTGGGAATTGTAAGGATGGGCCGAGGTGTAACTCTACTAACGGTGCTTGTCCTCATGGGTGTAACGCCGGATGGAGAGGGGCCCGGTGCACAACGAAATGTAGTTCGCTGTACTATGGACAAAACTGTGGAAGGATGTGTGGCTACTGTCGAGGAGATACGtgtgaccctttcactggaGTATGTCCACATGGATGTCAAACCTACTGGAAGGGGCCTCTTTGCCAGGACCTACATGGTTTGTTTATGAAATATCTTTTAATTTATCAATCATTTGTGAGCATGTCCCGACCGCTTCACGAAACTACTCAAACTAGACGCATTTCTTTCCATCTAgaagtggttgacacatgtcatcgcatctcaTTTGAATAGATCTattatcatgctgttgattatctgagagagtgtgtgaagatttaaagtcacatcggcattttcagtcatatcgtgactaaaactagttctaaattcataagacagatatataatatataaaactctgtcgacgaaggacagtaaaaacactagattatcacaaattAAGTTAAAAGTAGCTAGCAGATAACTTTAAAAGGAGCAAAATCATGCTGGACAAAAGAGTGTGAAAAagggctatagactgccaacaactgaggatagatcgccaacaactcaggatagatcaccatactagggaccatggggacttacagtgcctttacTACCTGAATGGACCCTATTTGAATTTACACCATCTCATCAGCCACTGGCAAATGAAGGAAAATTTAGCCGAAAATTAAAattagaaaaacaaaatatgctaCAGTTTAAAAGTTGGTATGCTTAAATTTTACTTGTCTTACGTTGATTATCTAATCTTGATTCGATTGTTCTCATACCTTCGCACTCAAGTGGTGAGAATATTGTTGACTGCGACGTTGAAcaataacacaaacaaacaaaacctatCGTCATTATTGCTGAGAACAGAGTCGGTATCACAGCCCCGCCATCTTGATCATGAACGTTTGTCTAtgaatcactgtcacataaTGACAATACTATGGTACGGGcaaaaggtgagcgtatcctgccccaATGGCTGATTTCgacataaacattgacataaactcACATCGTACATTGTAACCATGCCGGCAAACATTGTGATCTCATTGCAAACTAAATCCACGAATGAATTAACCACGTTTGTGCGTGCATGAACTGTTTCTTTGACAAGGGTTGCACATGAACTGTCGAATACCCCGTATTGTGCGTATTATTggacatacatacaaatatcaCTACCTATGCCTTTGAAAGAGAACAACTAAAATTATACCCCATGTGAAGTATTGCCTATCAAAATAACGTAAACGTTTACTTTTAGGAACCATACCTCCTATACACAGGCCTTGGTGtctttgcgaggattaaagattcaTGCACTCTTTTGACATGACCACCAACTCGAAATGCTTCATAGTGCAGTACATCATACGCGTTGTGTATTTGCTAACATATTTAATCCTCGGGCCTGTGGTCTTGTCTTATTAGTCTTATGTGTTTCTCATCTTCTGTGTTTGTAGTTTTAACCAGCCCAGCATCTCTGGCAAGATCAAGGTTCGTTGGTACGTATTGAAGGTTATAATCTCATATAAATTAACAAGTATGTGGTTCTGTGCACGTCACAATTCAGTTGAAGTTATCAGCCTCGATCAAAGAGAGTTACTTgaatgggtgaccgtgttttgcagcttgactcctgacaATTTAAAGACTTCAGTTCTGTTCCACAATGAAGCACAATGATGCTACATGTTGTCTCACCTGAGACAAGTGAggttgttcaaaattgcctgtgTTTAATAAGAAGAAGAATGGATACCCTGTGGGATAAGTCGTGTGCCTGTTAATCTTCTAACGCCTCACAGGAAACTAGGTATTGCATGTCCGCACATTGAACAATTCTTCCACATCCAGTGAAAACCCACGGTGTCGATGACGCCACTTAAGGCTGAGCCTCGTTCACGATCACAACATATTGAAAAGATGGGACCAAGTTGGGACACATCAAATTTCCACAGAAGGGTGTTTGACTGAAGTTTGTATAACATGGTGACTTATTTGGAGCCAGTTGATTTCAGTACTTAGATAGGGGTTTTGTAATGCATCCAGTTTCAGTATGGCTTCCACCGTTCAGTATGGAGTCCACCGCGATCGAGATGAGCGTGTGAACTGCAGACTGAGCCGAGTGTTGAGATTTCAACGTCTTTAGTGGCCGTTCTAACCTTCTAGAAATGTTTACAAAACGGAACAGTTATACAGAGACAGCGTCAATGTACTGCCGTAGTGAGACTAATCCATGGTTACAGTTGGGTTCAATTTCTTCTTTAGCTTGCTGCTGAGGTAACATTCAGATTATGCAACATCGGCAACGCGGTTTGATGTGGTGATTCACATACTGATATTGTGCCACTTAAAATACTTAGAACAGAATACGATTTTCATTGTGTTTCGGTGGTAAGCCTCACCCCCAACCccgtctctctgtctctgtctctgtctctgtctctctctgtctgtctgtctgtctctctctctctctctctctctctctctctctcaaatttCGATGTTTTTTCTCAATTTGTCAAAAGCGTATTGCCTCTTGATTTACACTTTGTTTTTCAGATGCTCTGATCTTCGCCGCTGCTGCTTCAAGGATCTATAAACTGTTCATTTGACCTTCGTGTTTGATGTGATAGCTTTTCGGATACCATAATGTCTTTCTCCTATAAACACAGTTCAAGAACAAATCTTACATATAGGTGATTAGTTTTGATATGTCGTAAAACATCGACAGTCCCTGGCTGTTTATCAGTTTTAGAGTAGGGTCATATTACATATACTCTGAAGCAACTCACAAATGGCATAGTTTCTTTGTAATTGGTGTTATCAGGAGGTGAATGTCAAAGATGGACATACCATTGTCAGATAAACCGGACCGGCCGATTCCTTCAACTCAAAGTACTGATCTGCCTCTATGAGAGGCAAATGTATAATCTTGGATATACTCTAAGGGAATGCAGTTATTTTTGGTGTAGTTTGTTGAATAACTGGTCCATAGTATTTCAGTGTGAACTGGATTCTAAATACATAGGTATTTTCATTTGAGTGTGATAATATGGTTAATAGTAGCGTCGTTTTGGTACTTTATGTCACTCTCCCTGCTGACAACTGTCAATACAACAGTTTTATTAGGACGAATGCTGATATATTTGCTATGGAACAAGACACAAGGGTGCGATTCTGTTCTGTTATCAAACATGACTTTATCGAAAGTTTAAGTATGTGAACAACACCTTTAGAGCGGTAGGACGGGAGGGAATATTTCATACCAGAAGTTAACGAAGTCAGTAGATTTTATATATTATGTGTAGGAATATTGTCAATATCTGTACTTGTATAGGTCTTATTGTCCCCATAATTCATGCAGTAAATATTGGTGTAGTTTGTTTTCCATTTATCCAGCAATGATACCTGAAACTTTGATCTCAGAGGTTTTGATGTCGGAGGTCGGAGGTCGGAGGTCGGAGGttaatatttagattttttcaatatcttaatcatgtatcatatatattcaacagAAGTCGCggtctaaatcttcaaagacaaaccaaccttttaatcatgaaagactTACATAGCAGAATGTTTAATCTATGTCACATGATCATGACGAGTCTGGGTACTGAGACGGGTCTCCAGCCTACAGTTCAAGCCATACAGCGTACTGCGATGTCGTGATAACGAAGACGCTTTTTAGACCTCTATAATGCAgtttgattgttgttgtttgtttcaaagAGAGATCGTTACATCTCGCTAAAGCAGGCCCTGATTTTGTCCAAATTTAGATGATGATGTTTTTATGAAATGAtatatttgtattatatttttgttattgaaactgaacatatcattttcattcatttatgaaATTAATTAGATAAAACATTTTGCTTCCGGGAGAAATTATTACCTTTTTCTTAAATTCTTTTATTAGACGGTAAAGAAGACGcatacattaaacaacaaaatcacAAATAAGTATCAAgatatgtactcatgtattctcATATCGAAAGTAGGAAGCAGAAAATAAGAATCGAAATCtaaaaataattatcatgaCATACACAAGCCGGAGTTACCGTCGTAGGCATGACGTAACTAATGCAAATTTGATTCTGGCTCCTGGCTAGTCCTAAGGCAAACATTAAGAAAGCTGAAAGCACAGATCATTTGGATACAAGTCTTGCCAGAACATGGCATCGGTTAAGTGGAATTCTCTATGCAATTCCTTCCCTGGCGACTTAAGCTCTAACACTTACACACTTTGGGTTTCATCTTAAAACATTCCTATGCAAAACGTTTATCAATTGACTTCATTAATACTTATTCactgttagcgctatgagcatACCTGGTGTAGATTTAGGCGTTTTAAAACTGGATACATTGTCATAATTACATATACCACATACAGATACTGCTTCACTACGCAATTCCTTGAACAAATCCGTTTCCTGAATGCGTTTAGAAAGAagacaaaagaaaagaaaacaaagctCCGAAATGGACTGGTGAACACCCGACCTCTACCGTGATGTCCACAAATAAAAGACTCGTAGTGACTCGATCAGCAGCCGTTCATTACAATCGCTGACTGTCCAGGACCACGCTCGTGTGACTAAAATGCTGCATACAGTTTTACCTCTGAACGATATAAAACCTTCTGCAGTATTTCATGGGTTTAATGACCTTCGACTGTCCAGGACCACGCTCGTGTGACTAATATGCTGCATACAGTTTTACCTCTGAACGATATAAAACCTTCTACAGTATTTTATGGGTTTAATGACCTTCGACTGTCCAGGACCACGCTCGTGTGACTAATATGCTGCATACAGTTTTACCTCTGAAGGATATAAAACCTTCTGCAGTATTTCATGGGTTTAATGACCTTTGACTGTCCAGGACCACGCTCATGTGACTAATATGCTGCATACAGCTTTACCTCTGAACGATATAAAACCTTCTGCAGTATTTCATGGGTTTAATGACCTTCGACTGTCCAGGACCACGCTCGTGTGACTAATATGCTGCATACAGTTTTACCTCTGAAGGATATAAAACCTTCTGCAGTATTTCATGGGTTTAATGACCTTTGACTGTCCAGGACCACGCTCGTGTGACTAATATGCTGCATATAGCTTTACCTCTGAAGGATATAAAACCTTCTGCAGTATTTCATGGGTTTAATGACCTTTGACTGTCCAGGACCACGCTCGTGTGACTAATATGCTGCATACAGCTTTACCTCTGAACGATATAAAACCTTCTGCAGTATTTCATGGGTTTAATGACCTTCGACTGTCCAGGACCACGCTCGTGTGACTAATATGCTGCATACAGTTTTACCTCTGAACGATATAAAACCTTCTGCAGTATTTCATGGGTTTAATGACCTTCGACTGTCCAGAACCACGCTCGTGTGACTAATATGCTGCATACAGCTTTACCTCTGAACGATATAAAACCTTCTGCAGTATTTCATGGGTTTAATGACCTTTGACTGTCCAGGACCACGCTCGTGTGACTAATATGCTGCGTACAGCTTTACCTCTGAACGATATAAAACCTTCTGCAGTATTTCATGGGTTTAATGACCTTCGACTGTCCAGGACCACGCTCGTGTGACTAAAATGCTGCATACAGTTTTACCTCTGAAGGATATAAAACCTTCTGCAGTATTTCATGGGTTTAATGACCTTTGACTGTCCAGGACCACGCTCGTGTGACTAATATGCTGCATACAGCTTTACCTCTGAACGATATAAAACCTTCTGCAGTATTTCATGGGTTTAATGACCTTCGACTGTCCAGGACCACGCTCGTGTGACTAATATGCTGCATACAGTTTTACCTCTGAAGGATATAAAACCTTCTGCAGTATTTCATGGGTTTAATGACCTTTGACTGTCCAGGACCACGCTCGTGTGACTAATATGCTGCATACAGCTTTACCTCTGAACGATATAAAACCTTCTGCAGTATTTCATGGGTTTAATGACCTTCGACTGTCCAGGACCACGCTCGTGTGACTAATATGCTGCATACAGCTTTACCTCTGAACGATATAAAACCTTCTGCAGTATTTCATGGGTTTAATGACCTTTGAAATTTCCAGAAgtacaaaacattaaaaatatttcaagtaACCCTGTTAGGCAATGTCCATTCCCAATTCGGGAGCGGTATGGACAGACGTTCTGTAGGACTTTTTGGAGCATGCATTCACAGTTTGTTATTAAACTGGCTTCTAAGCCGGTGAATATTAAATTTTCAGAACTTCAGATTCTATGTTTGGTGAAGCATACAACAAAACGTCCTCGTGGTTCATCTTGTGTAAAGTAGGGCCCCAGCAACCTGTGCTGGTTCTGCCATGGGTTGGGTTTCAGAGACCCGGTGTCATGATTGAATGTGTCTGCACAAACCATACATATCACATTGTCTGCTCCAAACATTAAGGTAAGGCGTTTAGCAATAGCAGCAGCGCCACCACCAATAGCAACAATACTCGTAACAAGGATAGAGAACAGTGGTGTGCAATGGAATATACTAATTATGATTAGTAAAGTACTACATAACTGACATcgctgtgtgagtgagtttagttttacgcactcagcaatattccagctatatgtcggcggtctgtaaataatcaagtctggaccagacaatccagtaatcagcaacatgagcatcgatttgggaaaattgggaaccgatgacatgtgtcaaccaagtcagcgagcctgaccacccgatcccgttagtcgcttcttacgacaggcatagtcgccttttgtggcactGATATCTCAGATGTGCTACTGCAATGCAGTGTATATTTGCACCAGACGGACTCATCTGTTGAGATAACACAGCAGCCTGAGCAACTAAAACGTTTTGAGTGAAAACATATAGCATGCAttgattggtcaaagtatcaaaTGCAAACTGATATGTACTGAACCATTGCAGAAAGTATTTGTGCGACATATAGTTTACTCTGTTGTTGCTTTCGTGGAAAGAGACGGTGGGATAGCATTATGGGTTGAGCGTTGTCTTGCCGCGGCcaaaatccgggttcgattccccatatgggtacaactagtgaagcccatttctagtgtccaccgccgtgatattgctggaatattgctacgaGAGGcaaaaactgaattcactcactcactctctttacGTGGAAAGtagcatcatcatcactgttttAAGAAATAATTCCACTCACAGCGGCGTGTTGTTATTGCTCAATACTGAATGACTACCGCTCCCCCTGACCTAAGACAAGTGTGACGTGCGCTGATAAGGCTAATACAGTTACGAAACTACTCACCATTCATTATAGGGAACCTAGAATGGAGAACCACAGCGTAATTAGATAGATATACGTGAAAACAATATATTACGTTGAAATAAATTTTTTAAAAGTCATCGACAACCATTCTACATGTTTTGTGTCCAAATAAATGCTATGATTAGCGTTATAACGGGGAGGCAGGTACGCAAGGTTTGCTGATGGCTGGGATTCGTCAAGTGATATGCGTATGACCCATATTATCGGTTGTCGTGATGCTATCTATCATGTGACACTAAATGaggtaaatatataaatacagccGAAATTCATCATTGATAAAAGGTAACAGAAACAATCAGGCGACACCTGAATGTGAAAGACCGCTGCACTAAACGTCCAGTCAACTCTAACAATGAAGGTTTGTACCGTATTTCAAGCATAAAGACGCTTTTCAAACAACGAAGTTTCTTCATATAGAGGTGTTTGAAAATCCTTTGAACAACACCCTCATTTACAGTTTGCTCTTGTTAACGTTTATGTTTCGGTTCTATTGTGGATCCGTCTAAGGTAAaaggaccgggttcgattccccacatgggcaccgtttctggtgcccccttctgtgatatagctgaaatattgctaaagaagCGTCAAGCCATATACTTTCTCACTCTTAACTTCTTCTATTAAAAAATTGGCTTTCAGAAtaattttcatataaatatcAATATCCAAGGTTTAAGTCTCATAAACAAGGGGCGTGGAGTGTTGTCACCCTTGTGCCCTTTAGGATCACGGTTTCGATTCCCTTTTCATCCCTcggttttttcttggtttgtcaGTCGGTTTACCTGTGGTCGCGGGATTGCAGCTACGTTGTTATTAAAGACATCTATCACACAAGACTTCCcgatccgattatttacagacagccgccatatagctggaatattgcaaagtgcattgtaacactaaactcactctctcattctcCCAGTAGTTTAAATGCAGCGCTTGGAGTACTACTTACTGCCACGCTAAATCAGGCTTAACCAAATATGTTAAGCATTTCATATGTATGAGGGTTTTAAACTGTTGCCTTCTTTCGTGTTTCAGACGGGTGTTGCAGTTTATGGCAACACAATCGCACAGATCGTCTTCAACAGCTTCTTTGCAATAGGGATCATAGTCGGCAATCTGGTAATAATtggcagtattttgtcataCAAGGACCTAAGACAAAATTCCAAGTATGTCATTGTCTTGTTCTTGGCATTGGCAGACCTTTTCGTCGGAATCTTTCCTCTCGCGATGTGGACACACATGCTGGTGACTCTGGAAATCGACGTGTCGTGTCTTACTATGATGGCACTGTATGGGAGCAGTTACATCACTGTTGCCAACAGCTGCTTCGCCATCATCGCCCTGAACTTGGACTTTATATTTCAACGTACAGTTTCATCGTACCAAGGAATGTGCAAGAAATTGGTCACATGCATGCTCGTGGCATTCTTCATTCTTGGACCGATCATCGTTCTGGTGCCAATAATGATCGTTGGGCAGGATCCTAGTGCGCCAACGTGTGGTTTGTATGTCAAACCAAAATTCGGAAGAGCTCTTTTTGCAATGTCCTATTGGGTACCATCTGCAATCGCCATCATCACGACAGTGGTCAGTATTGCTCTGCATCAAAAGGGAAGACGCCAGGCGTTAAGTCAGTATGGTCAAGGTGCAGTATCCCCACCCTCTACCAATCCCACTGCACCCGTGGATATTATCTTGGTTTCCTTCTTGACGGTTGCTCTCTTCTTTCCAAGCGAAGTTATGGCTTTGATAGGTCTCCCTTGTTTAGACTGCACCTGGTATTTCATACTCTCAGCTGTCATGGGCTACCTCAGTTACGGTAAGTCTGCTATCGTTCCTTTCCTCTGGTTCCTGAACAAAGATTTCCGGTCAATAGTGAAGGGCCACCCACCGTTCAACACCAACAATCACCAGACAGTTAACCAGCCTCCTCCCTACTACTCACACCAGCAATATGTGGAAAATCCTGGAGCTGTTTCTGCTGCTTATCCCAACAACTCTTTCAGTGCCGTGGTTACTGAGAAGGATGAGGCAACGAAACAGTAAAACTTTGCCTGTCGTCCCTTGGGCCATGTCATGCTGACTACAGCCGCCACTGGCAGCAGCACTataaaatctggaccagacatacCAGTGATTGTGCAATGAGAATCGTTGAAAATCATCAGGATGGGATATTACGGAGCCTGAACACGGATCATTTGACATCAGGATTCTCTTTGGCTGCTGGGTTCACTTACCTACCCAGAATATGTTCTGTAAAGTGACAACACCATTGTACCAATCGCAGTGTTACAAGCATTACCtattttgtgaaaacatgagGAAACCAAGCAGTTATGACCGATGTATTAACACTTTATATGGACAATTGGTAAATTAATATGAATGTATTTGAATACGATTCAAGTAATGGGTAATTGATCTTTAAAGATATTCATATGATCAATAATTATTCTTGAAGGAACATGTGATAGTTTATGATGTTGTTTCATAACGCAGCACTGTAATGGCTGTGAATAATCTGACACCACCATCGGGgacaccagacaatctagtggtgAGCATCTAAGGATGTATGTACACAAATGTAGTACCATGAAATGCCAAGTCAACCAAGACCCGTTAGAAGCATCCTATGATGAAGTATGGATTGCTGAATGCCAATTGTAAGTGCAGTGGTATTTAATCCGAGTGGACAAGCGGGTTATGCAATAGCTATTGTTATATATCTTTATCACGGGCTAATTCAACAATGTAATTCATGCACTCTG includes the following:
- the LOC137276993 gene encoding octopamine receptor beta-2R-like, with the translated sequence MKTGVAVYGNTIAQIVFNSFFAIGIIVGNLVIIGSILSYKDLRQNSKYVIVLFLALADLFVGIFPLAMWTHMLVTLEIDVSCLTMMALYGSSYITVANSCFAIIALNLDFIFQRTVSSYQGMCKKLVTCMLVAFFILGPIIVLVPIMIVGQDPSAPTCGLYVKPKFGRALFAMSYWVPSAIAIITTVVSIALHQKGRRQALSQYGQGAVSPPSTNPTAPVDIILVSFLTVALFFPSEVMALIGLPCLDCTWYFILSAVMGYLSYGKSAIVPFLWFLNKDFRSIVKGHPPFNTNNHQTVNQPPPYYSHQQYVENPGAVSAAYPNNSFSAVVTEKDEATKQ